The Geobacter sp. AOG2 genome includes a window with the following:
- a CDS encoding BrnA antitoxin family protein — MARKERIVKYTDEELTKLAEEKGTRSDWGKAADMTKAKIEARVASDADEADMVMDWANSTVESPQPKAVLNMRIDREVPDCFRRTGKGCPSRINAVLRSYVERREQPDRQK, encoded by the coding sequence ATGGCGAGGAAAGAGCGTATCGTCAAATATACGGATGAAGAATTGACCAAATTGGCCGAAGAGAAGGGCACACGTTCCGATTGGGGGAAGGCTGCCGACATGACAAAGGCCAAGATCGAGGCCCGCGTTGCTTCCGATGCCGATGAAGCCGACATGGTCATGGATTGGGCGAACAGTACCGTTGAATCGCCGCAACCCAAAGCCGTGCTTAACATGCGAATCGACCGGGAAGTTCCGGACTGCTTTCGTCGGACCGGCAAAGGCTGTCCGTCCCGCATTAATGCCGTTTTGCGGTCGTATGTCGAGCGGCGGGAGCAGCCTGATCGCCAAAAATGA
- a CDS encoding GNAT family N-acetyltransferase encodes MTIPPWHEEPISKRHNREAFDCGDTVLNDFLRSYARQAHDQGGAKTFLAIRDDDAPPVLGFYSLSPASVEFSRAPAVVKRGLARYDVPVFRLGRLAVDRSMQGKGLGGQLLLSAGRRCLRASQDVGGVAMLIDAKNDGVAHWYAGYGALPLLDTPLSLLLPLSTIRTVLEAAGKL; translated from the coding sequence GTGACGATTCCCCCTTGGCATGAAGAGCCGATTTCCAAACGGCACAATCGGGAAGCGTTTGATTGTGGCGATACTGTATTGAATGATTTTTTGCGCAGTTATGCGCGTCAAGCGCATGACCAGGGCGGGGCCAAAACCTTTCTTGCGATCAGAGACGATGACGCGCCGCCGGTTCTTGGATTTTATTCCCTCAGTCCCGCCTCTGTAGAATTTTCCCGCGCCCCTGCTGTCGTCAAGCGGGGATTGGCACGGTATGACGTGCCTGTTTTTCGCCTCGGCCGGCTGGCTGTCGATCGGTCCATGCAGGGCAAGGGGCTCGGGGGGCAACTTCTGCTGTCTGCCGGTAGGCGTTGCCTTCGCGCCTCTCAAGACGTGGGGGGCGTGGCGATGCTGATTGATGCCAAAAATGACGGCGTAGCACACTGGTATGCCGGCTATGGCGCGTTGCCCCTTCTGGACACTCCTCTGTCTTTGCTTCTGCCGCTGTCAACCATCCGAACGGTTTTGGAAGCCGCCGGAAAATTATAA
- a CDS encoding helix-turn-helix domain-containing protein, with product MSDFNIGAKIKKLRLAKKMTLQAVARETGFSPALISQIENNNVSPPIATLSKIAKFFDVKIGIFFAEDEEECRFEIVRSHERKAIPRVISRAGTSQGYSYESLSFRKQSKKMEPFLLTVSEKALEENTYSHDGEEFLFVMKGTADLLLDDRRITLYEGDCVYFDSVLKHRLLSKDGEEVKVLAVVTR from the coding sequence ATGAGTGACTTCAATATCGGTGCAAAAATCAAGAAGCTGCGACTCGCCAAAAAAATGACCCTTCAGGCGGTGGCCAGGGAAACGGGGTTCTCTCCCGCCCTTATCTCCCAGATCGAGAATAATAACGTATCTCCTCCGATTGCCACGCTGTCCAAGATCGCCAAGTTTTTTGATGTCAAGATCGGGATATTCTTCGCCGAAGACGAGGAGGAGTGCCGCTTCGAGATCGTCCGCTCCCACGAGCGCAAGGCCATCCCGCGGGTCATCTCCCGCGCCGGCACCAGCCAGGGCTACTCCTATGAGTCCCTTTCCTTCCGCAAGCAGAGCAAGAAGATGGAACCCTTTCTTCTTACCGTTTCGGAGAAGGCCCTCGAGGAGAATACTTACAGCCATGACGGCGAGGAGTTTCTGTTCGTCATGAAAGGGACGGCCGACCTGTTGCTGGATGATCGCAGGATTACCCTCTACGAGGGGGATTGCGTCTACTTCGATTCCGTCCTGAAGCATCGCCTGCTCTCCAAGGACGGGGAAGAGGTGAAGGTGCTGGCCGTCGTGACGAGATAG
- a CDS encoding acyl-CoA carboxylase subunit beta — MSKKAIKPSLQNPFAPPEVVKFTIPGEIPGKTGGYEEVMKEGHDLIHRPIRSVSIDQIEKQHFKKRMTVWERIRVLTENEPNILFQNWGKNLDGASLVTGILNIRGRDVAVYGHDFTVRAGSMDATNGNKLARLFQMAGEKGIPLIGMNDSAGAYVPAGVGGLDGYAEAFTALRKISGVVPSIMCMFGFNAGGGSYLPRQGSFVIQPNDTFFGLTGPGVVKSVLGEDVTPEELGGPKVHGLSGVADLTVEDEVGALRTALQLLNYLPDNNSVLAPFQQTSDPLDRKTWEINTLLKKAFNSPTGFNTPFDVSIMIQQICDHGDYFEMQRDRARNAITAFGRLGGNVVGFVANNSAVASGQIDVDAAYKIARFNRFCNIYNIPLIFMEDTTGFLPGREQEARGIVQAGRAMLDSIVDIRTPRILLIIRNAYGGAYASYNNYPTGADLVLALPTTRLAVMGPAGKEFVYKDELRKVRNAVAEQVKQGAQERVAAGMEPGEAKKEAEKDATEWLKAREAELNLRYEKELMNPKEALSLGSISSLVMPTDLRKVLGENLNFFLRHYQPSAMQAVQREFY; from the coding sequence ATGTCCAAGAAAGCGATTAAACCGTCACTGCAAAACCCCTTTGCCCCGCCCGAGGTCGTCAAATTCACCATTCCCGGAGAGATCCCCGGCAAGACCGGCGGTTATGAAGAGGTGATGAAGGAAGGCCATGACCTGATCCATCGCCCCATCAGATCGGTCAGCATCGACCAGATCGAAAAACAGCACTTCAAAAAGCGGATGACGGTCTGGGAAAGAATCCGCGTCCTTACCGAAAACGAGCCGAACATCCTGTTCCAGAACTGGGGCAAGAACCTGGACGGCGCCTCCCTGGTCACCGGCATCCTCAATATCCGCGGCCGCGACGTGGCTGTCTACGGACACGACTTTACCGTCCGGGCCGGCTCCATGGACGCCACCAACGGGAACAAACTGGCCCGCCTCTTCCAGATGGCCGGCGAGAAGGGCATCCCGCTGATCGGCATGAACGACAGCGCCGGCGCCTACGTGCCCGCGGGGGTCGGCGGCCTGGACGGTTACGCCGAGGCCTTTACGGCGCTTCGGAAGATCAGCGGCGTGGTCCCCAGCATCATGTGCATGTTCGGTTTCAACGCCGGCGGCGGCAGCTACCTCCCCCGCCAGGGAAGCTTCGTGATCCAGCCCAACGACACGTTCTTCGGCCTGACCGGCCCCGGTGTCGTCAAGTCGGTCCTGGGCGAGGACGTCACCCCTGAGGAGCTTGGCGGACCCAAGGTCCACGGGCTGTCGGGCGTTGCCGACCTCACCGTCGAGGACGAGGTGGGCGCCCTGAGGACCGCACTCCAACTGCTGAACTACCTGCCCGACAACAACAGCGTACTGGCCCCCTTCCAGCAGACGAGCGACCCCCTCGACCGCAAGACCTGGGAGATCAACACGCTCCTGAAGAAGGCGTTCAACTCCCCCACCGGTTTCAATACCCCCTTCGACGTGTCGATCATGATCCAGCAGATCTGCGACCACGGGGACTATTTCGAGATGCAGCGGGACCGGGCGCGTAACGCCATCACCGCCTTCGGCCGCCTGGGCGGCAACGTGGTCGGCTTCGTGGCCAACAACAGCGCCGTGGCCTCCGGCCAGATCGACGTGGACGCGGCCTACAAGATTGCCCGCTTCAACCGTTTCTGCAACATCTACAACATCCCGCTGATCTTCATGGAAGACACCACCGGCTTCCTGCCGGGGCGCGAGCAGGAGGCCCGCGGCATCGTGCAGGCCGGCCGCGCCATGCTGGACTCCATCGTCGATATCAGAACGCCGCGTATCCTGCTGATCATCCGCAACGCCTACGGCGGGGCCTACGCCTCCTACAACAACTACCCCACCGGCGCCGACCTGGTGCTGGCGCTGCCGACCACCCGGCTGGCGGTCATGGGTCCGGCCGGCAAGGAGTTCGTCTACAAGGATGAACTCCGCAAGGTGCGCAACGCGGTTGCCGAGCAGGTGAAGCAGGGAGCCCAGGAGCGGGTCGCAGCCGGCATGGAGCCCGGCGAGGCCAAGAAAGAGGCCGAAAAGGACGCGACCGAGTGGTTGAAGGCACGGGAGGCCGAACTTAACCTCCGCTATGAAAAGGAGTTGATGAACCCCAAAGAAGCGCTCAGTCTGGGCTCCATCTCCTCGCTCGTGATGCCCACCGACCTGCGCAAGGTGCTTGGCGAGAACCTGAACTTCTTCCTCCGCCATTACCAGCCTTCTGCCATGCAGGCGGTGCAGCGCGAGTTCTACTAA
- a CDS encoding (Fe-S)-binding protein, which translates to MEQSRDPLKRVEKDLKKCVKCGACRANCPAFTAFQREPAVARGKVALAQHILKDDIELDDQTYVAMSKCLLCGSCVEKCPNEVPTDEIVVAAREALAQRRGLTTFHAAVGQVIKNRTLMKMGARMAGLLGPLFFRKVPETSGLRLRFPVPFIGNKRHIPAIAKKPFMDRHPEVIPGEPGKPRIVFFVGCMTNFVYTDIGEAALALFRHLGCTVIIPKGQQCCGLPAMSGGDVATVRELAEKNLAEMERYEADYVMSACATCGGALHRFYPLVVGKRNPELRARLDALAKKTVDATQLLHQLGLNPAETGAGDAVRITYHDPCHLRTRGLTKQPRELLQGTPGIELAEMEGADRCCGLGGTFNVYHYGSSMTINDAKSRAIIDTAARVVATGCPGCMMQLSDGLKQHGSRVQALHTLQLLARRLKL; encoded by the coding sequence GTGGAACAATCCCGCGACCCTCTCAAGCGAGTTGAAAAGGATCTTAAAAAATGTGTGAAGTGCGGCGCTTGCCGGGCTAATTGCCCGGCCTTCACCGCCTTTCAGCGCGAGCCGGCCGTCGCCCGCGGCAAGGTGGCCCTGGCCCAGCATATCCTCAAGGACGACATCGAACTGGACGACCAGACCTACGTGGCCATGTCCAAGTGCCTGTTGTGCGGCAGTTGCGTGGAGAAATGCCCGAACGAGGTGCCGACCGACGAGATCGTCGTGGCCGCGCGCGAGGCCCTGGCCCAGCGTCGCGGTCTGACCACCTTCCACGCGGCCGTCGGGCAGGTGATCAAAAACCGCACCCTGATGAAGATGGGCGCCAGGATGGCCGGTCTGCTCGGCCCGCTCTTCTTCAGGAAGGTGCCCGAAACCTCGGGCCTGCGGCTGCGGTTCCCGGTGCCGTTCATCGGCAACAAACGCCACATCCCGGCCATCGCCAAAAAGCCCTTCATGGACCGGCATCCCGAGGTGATCCCCGGTGAACCGGGCAAGCCGCGGATCGTCTTCTTTGTCGGCTGCATGACCAACTTCGTCTATACGGATATCGGCGAGGCGGCCCTGGCGCTTTTCCGCCACCTGGGCTGCACGGTGATCATCCCCAAGGGACAGCAGTGCTGCGGCCTGCCGGCCATGTCGGGAGGAGACGTCGCCACGGTTCGGGAGCTGGCCGAGAAAAACCTGGCGGAGATGGAACGGTACGAAGCCGACTACGTCATGAGCGCCTGCGCCACCTGCGGCGGCGCCCTGCACCGTTTCTACCCGCTGGTGGTGGGCAAGCGCAACCCGGAGTTGCGGGCGCGGCTGGACGCCCTGGCGAAAAAGACGGTGGACGCCACCCAGTTGCTGCACCAGTTGGGGCTTAACCCCGCCGAGACCGGGGCGGGCGACGCAGTGCGCATAACCTACCATGATCCCTGCCACCTGCGCACCCGCGGCCTGACCAAACAGCCCCGCGAGCTCCTGCAGGGCACGCCCGGCATCGAGCTGGCCGAGATGGAGGGGGCCGACCGCTGCTGCGGCCTGGGAGGCACGTTCAATGTCTACCACTACGGCTCGTCCATGACCATCAACGACGCCAAAAGCCGCGCCATCATCGATACGGCGGCCCGGGTCGTGGCAACCGGTTGTCCCGGCTGCATGATGCAGCTTTCCGACGGCCTGAAGCAGCACGGCTCCCGCGTCCAGGCCCTGCACACGCTGCAACTGCTGGCCCGGCGATTGAAACTTTGA